The genomic window GTCAGTGCAATTTTAGCAACAGACTAAATGTGAGCCTTATTTCAACAGCTATTCTTTCATGCAGATTTAGTGCTAAATGTGAGCCTTATTTCAACAGCTATTCTTTCATGCAGATTTAGTGCTCCACAGTTAAATCTGCGACCTTCAATAACACTCGGTATTCAATTATCACTTTTCGTTATACATGGTCATACTCAATTGCTGTGATAATATTTGGTGAAACTTAGGTACGCAGCACACACTTTTTCCACAGAAAATTGACAGCTGAAAAGAAATTCTAATTGGACCCAGCAAGTGTTGGAATGCATTTATATTAGTATTGCTACATTATGACAAATCCGTATAGAGTTTATGTTCCCTTAGCCATACGACAGGGCCACTCAGTATATGCGTGCCACAAAATGAGAGCACGCCATTTGATACAGAGTGCAAAAACTGCCTGCGACAATGCATGCAAAGCAAGTGATGGGCAGCCAGCTCCATTCAATACAAAAATGGACACAAACATAACATTCGTATTTCCATCAGTCTCAATAATGGAAGATGGGTGTCGAATTGTCAAGGAGGAGAATTCCTAAAATAATTTTTTGGACTCCACAATGTGCTTTGTGTTGACCAGTAAGAAAATTTAAGACGTCATCCATCCCCTTTTATTCCACCTGGAATAAAAATGTAGCTTTGTTTTAAAATCCCTGTACCACTTTCAGATTTTGTGAACGATTGATTATAATAGTTTTTAATCTAGAAGTGTTTCCTCAAAAATTGAGTACCTAGATTGATCTTTGGTGGCTTTAAAATCAGGAGCAGTTTCATCAAGGATAGAAATAATGTAAAAACAGGGATTTCAAGTGTGCCCACATGTTTAAGAATTGGCAACTACACTGTGGAAAGATAATAGTACCTaactttgttttattcatatagcaagaaaagttctggcagaatgtaaataatttaggagtaaaggagacataCACTGCAAGAAAAGTGCTGGCAAACTGTAAGTAATTCAGTAGTAAAGGAGACACATACTGAACAAGAGAAGtgttctctctccccccctctctcccccctatctccccccctctctccccccctctctccccccctctctccccccctctctccccccctctctccccccctctctcccccctctctcccccctctctcccccctctctccccccctctctccccccctctctccccccctctctcccccctctctccccccctctcccccctctctccccccctctccccccctctctccccccctctctccccccctctctccccccctctctcccccctctctccccccctctctccccccctctctccccccctctctccccccccagaTGTTGAGTTTCCCGAATTCAGGGTTTTGAAAGAAAGTTCAGCCAAAGACGTGCAACTATTTATTGGAGTATATTATCTATTTGCTTTGTTGCAGTTTCAAAACAGTAGCAACAAAAACAGGACCAAGGGAGACAGATGCAGAGAGGATTGCGGGGAAAGGGTTAGAAGGAAGGACAGATAGGAAGAAGAAAAGAACCAGAGAAATGGCGGAACTTGGGGAGGGGGAAGATATAATAAATAACCACTCTGTATGTTCActataaaaagaaaatattgcAAATATTCCACCTAGTGGGAACAGAGATACAATAGGTGTTACCGtcaatctccccccccctccccccgccaagtACATTGGTATCAAAGTACTTAAGTTGAAGTATGCAGAATAACAAGTCCATTTCCTCTGTGTTCCTTTCTTCTTATCTTCCcatcgagcgaggtgacgcagtggttagcacactggatcacATTCGGGACGAtggcggttcaatcccacgtccagccatcctgttttaggttttccgtgatttccctaaattgctccaggcaaatgccagggtggttcctttgaaagagcacggccaacttccttcctcatccttccctaatctgatgagactgatggcctcactgtctggtctcctcccccacaaccacCCAACCAAACCCTTATCTTTCACACAAAGAAACCATAAATCTCTCTACTGAGTGAGACACTTAGGTTAAAGCTCTTGATTTGTGTTTGGAAGGAGGAGCTTCAAACTCTCCCGTATTCATACAGATTTAGATTCTCTGTGGTTTGGTTCCTGTTAGCCCTTCCTATCTGTGCTAGTATTGCTTTTTCTGTAATGGCATCATTATAGATTTAACATTAATCCtaatctttcttccattttcataagTACCTTCAAATTCAGTGCATAGAATATTAATAGTTATCACAAAATAAAGAAGAGGCTTTTAATCTGTGAGACAGCACTAAGATAACTCTTAAATATATGAAGGAACTTTAGAAAGTAAGCTAAAAATTATTATGGcaaccaagtaacttttattgaatgccgtGTTGTACTCAAGTGAGCCAAATACATGACACTGTTTTTAATATAGTCACCAAGTATCTATAAACAGGAATAATGTTCTACCAATCACCTAAAGAAATCTGCCATTAGAGAACCACTGCTTGAACATTCTCATTGTTGGAAAATCTTTTTATGCCAAGATGTTCTGTCAGCTTGCCAAAATGATTGAATGTTTTGTATTCTAAGCCTCTTTCTGCCTTCATATTTTTGATGAATGACATTTTTGTGTCTCTTGACAGGGCTgcttggttttatattttttttaatttactagaCCGTATCGAGCACATCCTCGTCTTTTGCTGTCCTATAGAAGATACATAAAATAATACCTAATAAATGCTATAGCTTATGTGTTTAGGGAGTTGTAATGTATCTTTAGTTGTGTGTATTTTGAGTTGGACTGTTCAGTACTTACAAGCCTTTACAGATATTTTTCTCAAATATTCtattaaatttatatattttctagGTAGTCccatatgattataaatgaagcaaATCATGCTTTCAGGTTTCTGCGATATATTTTGTTGTTcaaaatgccagatatcacttcttgtGTTTTTTTAGTGTGTGTGATCTCTCTATTTCTCTTGccacttgatatatatatatatatatatatatatatatatatatatatatatatatatatatatatatatatatatatataaatgaaacataaTGAACTTTGTGCTATTATTATTTACACATTGTACTTTTATATTAAGCACATTTTTAACATTGGATGAGAGCAATATAGAGATTACACATATTACAAAAACCAAAGGTAAAATATGCAAGAAATGATACCTTTGACATTTTTGGCATCTTTGACAACAAAATATGCCACGTATATTTGAAAGCATGATTTGCCTCATTTATAAGCATATGAGTGTGTGCTAGAAAGCATAAATTCTTTATAAGTACGTACTGAACAGTGCAAACATATACATGTAATTATAAAAACATTCCAACACCCATAACATAAAGCCCATACCATTtattctgtatcatttctatgtATCTGCTATATGACTGCTGATCATGAGCATTTGCTTGATACTGGtctggtaaattaaataaataaaaacaaagaagccGTATAGTCATAATAAAAATTTCTTCCAAAATAGGATGGAATTGCATGGTGCAAGATCTTAACAGTATTATGGATCAACATCACCGATGTCTGTTGCAACCtgggtcaaattgttggcaccatctcGCTGTGCTGGACACAAAATTTGATTTTGCCCATATACCAATAGAATTGTGAAATTTAGATGTTTTACATATAAGAATCATACTGTCTCATTAATTGAACTTTGGAGTACGATGTCAGTTACCacaccatttcactcccacactgtgacgTAACTGTTATCCACACCACAGCCTAACTGTGCCTGCAAGAAATCCAGAACAGACACACTCTTATATGACAGTGTACTACGCTTGTTGTGCAATTGTCTTAGCATGGGGCTACGTATGTCACTTAATTTCTGAAGTCCCTACACACCTTACCATACAATATTTTAGGTCTTATATATTGTGcctctttttatttctttgtgcCTGTGTAATTTGCCTTGAACTTTTGGTTTAATAATTTTAAAGTATATGATGACTATTGTTGTtgcatttattgttgttatttccaGGGCTTCTATCGGGGAGGAAAATTTGTATTTAGCTTTAAAGTAGGTCCTAACTATCCTCATGAGCCACCTAAAGTGAAGTGTGAAACTCCAGTATATCATCCGAACATTGACTTGGAAGGGAATGTTTGCCTTAACATTTTGCGAGAAGATTGGAAGCCAGTGTTAACTATTAATTCTATTGTTTATGGACTACAGTATTTGTTTTTAGTAAGTATTATTTGGATATAGGTGAATTACATTTTTAAGTATATTTCAAAATTAGATTATTAATTTAAAACTCTTTGCAGGAGCCTAATCCAGAAGACCCACTTAACAAAGAGGCTGCTGAAATGCTGCAAAACAACAGACGTATTTTTGAACAGAATGTGCAGAAAGCAATGAGAGGTGGTTATGTTGGTTCTGTATACTTTGAAAGGTGTTTGAAATGAAAAACTGTGAATGgaacacacaactttttttttctgaagaaagatGTGACCTATGGTCTAGCAACATGGGTTTGATTAAAGTATTATTTAAGCCAGCACATTATAATGCTTCGGCCAGACAGGTCACTTGCTTGAGAAAGTTTTTATTTAAACCAGCTTTCAGTACGAACTCTGAAGTTTCTTCCATTTGTTAAATAACCATATTCACTGACAGGAACAAGTCCAAATTTTTGAAAGTGaggtgtaatgtgtgtgtgtgtgtgtgtgtgtgtgtgtgtgtgtgtgtgtgttatccataaAATCTGTTCTGTGAATTATTTTGtccacacaattttttaaaaaggtttttGTTTTTGCCATATAAAAGATTGATTTTTAACCCACATTTAAAATGCATTGAAATGGAATTTAGCTTTATTACAATCATTGTTGTAACATTTTGCCAAATAGAACAAATGTAAGCTCGAACTCATTTCAATAAAGTATATCTCAAAAAGTGTAAATTAAACAGTTGGTAACTGTTCTTGAAGATTAGTTGATTTATACAGTGTCCTGTAAATTCCTTTCTAAATAATAGGCTGACAGTGAGGAATTGCAAAATATATTTGATACCATTGATCAGATTGTGTTGCATCAGTTTTTGTtagtgtggaaaaaaaaaatcaccttctGCAAATAAATGGATCATACAAACTCATATTTGTAGTAATGTATACTATTGCACAACATCCATATCCCAGCATAATATAAATTTTCTTCCTTATACTGAATGTAAAGGTAAGTTCCTTCAAATGCTGCTACTGTAAAACATTGTGGAGAGGAGCCATGCCACTGAGATGTCTTTCAGGTGCCATAGTGGCTGGTATATATTATCATCgtataaatttctctttttaaaaGTGTAAGTGTGATACCCATTCTGGAATACAAGATCACTTTGGCTTGTGCAATTTACTTGGTAAAGTTTAGCTGTCAATTGGGTTTTAACATTTAATTTTCTCTGTTACACAGCATATAAATGTGTTTGTACCTGTTCCAATTTATAATACAGAAGTTTGTTTTCCTGTCATATTGTTCATTAAAATTGAAAAGTTTGTTAGATGGGAAATCATGCACTCAGGTTTAAATTTATGAGTAActtcatctttatttatttatttgtttgcattTCAATTTCACGTACATGGCTAACTTTGTGTACTTAGTTTTTATGTACAGAGATTAATTCACATTTGGTATCTGTTAAATTTATTATATGTTATCTTTGTtaaatttattataggttagctttgttaaatttattataggttagctttgttaaatttattataggttatctagtgttaagatgtgactggTAGACCTTTTTTGTTTGTGTATCAGTGAGTATAAAGCAACTGTAATGGCTCTTCAATATGTGAAAACACACATCAGTgtaattatttacagaagtatgATCATTATTGGCAACTGTGCATGTCACCGGAAGTTGATTAAGTTTGGGGTTAGTGTGTGGTGGGGACTGTGTTTTGTAGTTTTGCTCAGATGAATGtagtgaaatggaagaaatgattcCATGTCAGTTTCTCTCATAAAGATTGCAGAACAAGAGaagaagattttttttctgtttcggaAGAGAATGAGTTCTCGAAAAATGAAACAGAGTGGGgtgggagatggggaggggggggggagaagtgagGTGTGGGGAAAAGGTAACAGGAAAGGATGAAAATAGAATATTTGGATAGTCAGTTATGTGACCGCTGAGCTAAAGAACAGGTAACAGTATGTCATCTGTTAAAGGGGTGAAGCCTCGTAAGTTGTAGAAGAAATAGGACACAAAAGGACCATTAATGAGAATTTAAGAGACTGGTCAGAAACTAAGCTGAGTAAAAAAAGAGAGGAGCGATCATGGGGATGAAGCCAACATTTGCAGAAAGAACTGGGCACGGGAAGCCAGGTCATAAGTATTGTAAAACCTAGTGCTGGCTTTGACCATGTAGTAGAGGATATTAAGATACTGCGTAAGCATCTGAATGAATAGAACCAGGTATTTGTAGTTTGGGGACATGCTTAAACAAAATTAACCCTGTATAAACAAGCCCATTAGGTGAGTAAACCAAGAACTAAAGCAGATTGCTGTTGACTTTGGGGGGGCTCATGGCACTTGCCGCTATTGGAAGACGAGGCTACGGAAGACATGCCTGCCCCTTAACATGAGGAGGAAAGATGCAATAGCTGaactgaaatataaaaatataagggAGATGAACCAGTTATAGATGATAGAATTGCTGTGATTACAGGTATATGCAATAAGCTTGTTTTAGGTTAAATACCTCTTTGAGACAAACGGTATTAAAGTAGGACCAGAAAGATGAAATGTCATGCCCAAAGGAAACTtctttgaatgatatttttattgtgtattggaATATTAGAGCACTAAA from Schistocerca nitens isolate TAMUIC-IGC-003100 chromosome 5, iqSchNite1.1, whole genome shotgun sequence includes these protein-coding regions:
- the LOC126260089 gene encoding NEDD8-conjugating enzyme Ubc12, whose product is MIKLFSLKQQKKDGEAAPKSGTQKKASAAQLRITKDINELNLPKTCNTEFPDPDDLLTFKLIICPDEGFYRGGKFVFSFKVGPNYPHEPPKVKCETPVYHPNIDLEGNVCLNILREDWKPVLTINSIVYGLQYLFLEPNPEDPLNKEAAEMLQNNRRIFEQNVQKAMRGGYVGSVYFERCLK